In the genome of Caldalkalibacillus uzonensis, one region contains:
- a CDS encoding ATP-binding protein: protein MYPCSAAQIERYRAKLSGPIIDRIDLQVDVPLLSYDEIVGTATPHNDHYSTSNIRQRVEQALLFKQERTNSDKPNGLLTA, encoded by the coding sequence GTGTATCCCTGTTCAGCTGCGCAAATCGAGCGCTACAGGGCCAAACTGTCCGGTCCGATCATCGACCGTATTGACCTGCAGGTGGACGTGCCATTACTAAGTTATGATGAGATTGTTGGTACAGCTACGCCACACAATGACCATTACAGTACATCAAATATTCGCCAGCGGGTTGAACAAGCTTTGTTGTTCAAACAGGAGCGCACCAACAGTGACAAGCCGAACGGATTGCTAACTGCTTAA